The stretch of DNA GCCCTCCGCGTCGAGGTCGCAGCCGACCACCTTCGCACCCTCCGCGGCGAAGCGACGGGCCGCCTCACGGCCCATCCCGCCGCCGATCCCGGTGATGAGGGCGACCTTGCCCTCCAGACGTCCGCTCATGCGTGTGCTCCCGCGCTCGTGCGGTCGAGCAGCTCGACCAGGTTCCCCTCGGGGTCGGCCACGTAGGCCATCCGGACACCCGGCTCCGGCGAGGGGCGCGGCGACATCCGGTCGCTCGCGCCCGAGGCGAGCAGCGCCTCGTAGGCGCTGTCGACGTCCGGTACGTCGAGGGCCACGTGGCCGAAGCCGTGGGTCAGCGCCGCCTCGACCGGGCTGGCGGCGCGGAGGCCGGGGCCGCCCTCCGGCCGGTGCAGCAGCTCCAGCCGCCAACCGTTCTGCGAGCGCAGCATCGCGCCGGTGAGGTCGACGTGGTCGAGGGTGAACTCGAACTCCACGGTGAGGTCGAGGGCCTCGGCGTACCAGGTCTGCATCGCCGGCAGATCCGCGACGGTCAGGCCGACGTGATCGAGTCTCATGCCACCACCACGGTGCGCACGTTGGTGAACTCCCTGATGCCCTCGGCCGAGAGCTCGCGGCCGTAGCCGCTGCGCCCGATGCCGCCGATCGGCAACCGCGGGTCGGAGGCCACGATCGCGTTGACGAACAGGCCGCCGGAACGGATCCGGCCGCCGACCGCCAGCGCGTGCTCGGTCTCGCCCCACACCGCGCAGCCGAGGCCGAACGCGGTGTCGTTCGCGAGCTCGACGGCGTGGTCGTCGTCGCGGGCGCGCACGATCGCCGCGACCGGCCCGAAGGTCTCCTCGGTGAAGGCGGTCATGCCCGGGACGACGTGGTCGAGCACTGTCGGCTCGAGGAACACGCCGGGGCCCTCGATCGCCTCGCCGCCGGTGACGAGCGTGGCGCCCTGCTCGACCGTCGCACGGACCTGGCGCAGGAGAGCCTCCCGCAGGTCCGGCCGCGCCATCGGGCCGAGCGTGGTCGAGGGAAGCGTGGGGTCGCCGACCTCCAGGGCGGCGACCCGTGCCAGGAAGGCGGTGAGGAACGCGTCGGCGATCGACTCGTGCACGATGAACCGCTTGGCAGCCACACAGCTCTCGCCGACGTTGCCGAAGCGGGACCTGGCCGCCGCGGTGGCGGCAGCCTCGACATCGGCGTCGGCCAGCACGACGAACGGGTCGGACCCGCCTAGCTCGAGCACGGCCTTCTTGATCTGCGCGGCGGCGGCGGAGGCCAGCGCGGAGCCGGCCCGTTCGCTGCCGGTCAGGGTGACCGCGGCGACGCGTGGGTCCGCCACGATCCGCTGGGACACGGCCGGGACGTCCTCAGCGGCCACCACCAGCGAGCGCAGCAGACCGGTCGGCGCCCCTGCGTCGGCGAAGAGCGCCTCGAGCGCGAGCGCCGCACCGGTCACGTCGGGGCTGTGCTTGAGCAGCAACGCGTCACCGGCGGCGATCGCGCCGGCCCCGGCCCGGATGACCTGCCAGAACGGGTAGTTCCACGGCATCACCGCGAAGACCACCCCGAGCGGCTCATAGGTGAGCCAGGACCGCGAAGCTCCGGAGACGATCTCGCGCTCGGCCAGCCACTGCGGCGCGTGCTGCGCGACGACCTCGCAGTTCCAGGCGCACTTGTCGATCTCCCCCAGCGCCTCGGTGATCGGCTTGCCCATCTCGGCGGTGATCAGCGCGCCGTACTCCTCGCGGCGCTCGGTGAGCAGCTTGCCGACGCCGCGCAGCAGGGTCAGCCGCTCCGCGAGCGGCGTGGCGCGCCACAGCTGCGCGGCGGCGTACGTCTCGGCGATGGCCTGCTCGATGCCGGCCTCGTCGTGCGCGGCGTACGTCGCGAGCACCGCGCCGGTCGCCGGGTTCGTGGTGACGACCTGGCTCATGCCGACTCCTCCAGCCGTGCCCGGTCCGTACGCCGGCGGGCCGGCGTCACCGCGGCGACGCTCGCGGTCCGGGGCGCGACCGGGTTGCGGATCGTGCCCAGGCGCTCGATCGACATCTCCACCACGTCACCCACCTGCAGCGGCGGCGGGGTCAGCGACCCGTTGCGGCCCCACGACTCGGCCAGCGAACCGGACGCGCAGGTGCCCGAGGCGAGCACCTCCCCGGCCTTGACCCACGAGGCTCGCGACGCGTGCGAGACCAGCTGCTCGAACGACCAGCCCATGTGGCCCGAGCGATCAGCTCCGACCTGCTGGTCGTTGACCTTCACCGTCATCTCCAGGTCGAGGAACCCGTCCGCGTCGCGGCACTCCTCCAGCTCGTCGGCGGTGACCACCCAC from Nocardioides sp. BP30 encodes:
- a CDS encoding aldehyde dehydrogenase family protein, which produces MSQVVTTNPATGAVLATYAAHDEAGIEQAIAETYAAAQLWRATPLAERLTLLRGVGKLLTERREEYGALITAEMGKPITEALGEIDKCAWNCEVVAQHAPQWLAEREIVSGASRSWLTYEPLGVVFAVMPWNYPFWQVIRAGAGAIAAGDALLLKHSPDVTGAALALEALFADAGAPTGLLRSLVVAAEDVPAVSQRIVADPRVAAVTLTGSERAGSALASAAAAQIKKAVLELGGSDPFVVLADADVEAAATAAARSRFGNVGESCVAAKRFIVHESIADAFLTAFLARVAALEVGDPTLPSTTLGPMARPDLREALLRQVRATVEQGATLVTGGEAIEGPGVFLEPTVLDHVVPGMTAFTEETFGPVAAIVRARDDDHAVELANDTAFGLGCAVWGETEHALAVGGRIRSGGLFVNAIVASDPRLPIGGIGRSGYGRELSAEGIREFTNVRTVVVA
- a CDS encoding VOC family protein → MRLDHVGLTVADLPAMQTWYAEALDLTVEFEFTLDHVDLTGAMLRSQNGWRLELLHRPEGGPGLRAASPVEAALTHGFGHVALDVPDVDSAYEALLASGASDRMSPRPSPEPGVRMAYVADPEGNLVELLDRTSAGAHA